One Nostoc sp. UHCC 0302 DNA window includes the following coding sequences:
- a CDS encoding alpha/beta hydrolase, protein MTEVELKPCFLTPKRVQPNYPLFVYLPGMDGTGQLLRSQTAGLEIGFDVRCLAIPRQDLTNWDVLTRNVVGLIYAELEKNSQRVVYLCGESFGGCLAMKVAIQAPQLFKRIILINPASAFHLRPWLDLASQLTSLVPESLYDVGALGLLPFLASLQRISRSDRHELLKTMRYVPSETVRWRLSLLRQFRVDEEQLRRLTQPLLLIAGASDCLLPSVTEVRRLANILPNAKVVILPQSGHACLLEKDIYLYKILQANNFLESKADMAKEVEVRG, encoded by the coding sequence AGAAGTTGAGCTAAAGCCTTGTTTCCTCACTCCTAAACGAGTACAACCAAACTATCCACTGTTTGTATATTTGCCAGGAATGGATGGAACAGGTCAACTGTTGCGATCGCAAACCGCTGGATTAGAAATTGGTTTTGATGTCCGCTGCTTAGCAATACCACGTCAAGACCTCACAAACTGGGACGTGCTAACCCGGAATGTAGTGGGCTTGATTTATGCAGAATTAGAAAAAAACTCCCAGAGGGTAGTTTATTTGTGTGGTGAGTCATTTGGCGGATGTTTGGCAATGAAAGTGGCGATCCAAGCGCCACAGCTATTTAAACGCATCATCCTGATAAACCCAGCTTCTGCCTTTCATCTTCGCCCTTGGTTAGATTTGGCATCTCAACTTACTTCATTAGTGCCAGAAAGCCTTTATGATGTAGGCGCATTGGGATTGTTGCCGTTTCTGGCATCTTTACAACGCATTAGTAGAAGCGATCGCCATGAACTGTTGAAAACTATGCGTTATGTACCTTCAGAAACCGTTCGCTGGCGATTGTCTTTACTCAGGCAGTTTCGTGTTGATGAAGAGCAGTTACGTCGTTTAACTCAACCACTATTACTCATTGCTGGCGCTAGCGATTGCCTTTTGCCTTCTGTAACTGAAGTCAGGCGTTTAGCCAATATCTTACCCAATGCCAAGGTGGTAATACTGCCCCAAAGTGGACACGCCTGCTTGCTGGAGAAAGATATTTATCTGTATAAAATTCTTCAAGCTAACAACTTTTTAGAAAGTAAAGCAGATATGGCTAAGGAAGTAGAGGTGAGAGGATAG